A stretch of Thermomicrobium roseum DSM 5159 DNA encodes these proteins:
- the csx2 gene encoding TIGR02221 family CRISPR-associated protein yields the protein MTVLGTSTYQETTYVWDDGERIRRHRSALFPVALDAWLAAERFLVLLTPDSAAHANWRQLEAHLGERAQPVPIPAGKSEAELWQIFDALVAAVPEQAELVLDVTHGFRSLPLFAAVAALVLRQLRGVTIQRILYGAFEARDRERDETPVFDLSPLVDLAEWSSGIEALERSGDGRLLAARIQATHSDLYRKQAPELPRQLAGVGNKLGALSQAVWLNRPLEALAAAHQLDQQLATAQEELARWTPPFAVLAERVRAEIAPLAHPNPEQLDEGNLRAQLELIRYALGKGLVLQAVTLAREWLVSWYLWRTFPELRPSWLQRESRQRAENELNALQQQLRDGSPLLHALPERRIAEVWDQVTQLRNDLAHCGMRTDRSTPDRVTRRARELVTELATLLQ from the coding sequence ATGACGGTGTTGGGTACGAGTACCTATCAAGAAACGACCTACGTGTGGGACGATGGGGAGCGTATTCGGCGACACCGGAGCGCTCTCTTCCCTGTCGCGCTCGATGCCTGGCTGGCCGCGGAACGGTTCCTCGTGCTCCTGACACCCGATAGCGCAGCCCACGCGAACTGGCGGCAACTCGAGGCGCATCTCGGCGAGCGGGCACAGCCGGTGCCCATTCCAGCCGGGAAAAGCGAGGCCGAACTCTGGCAGATCTTCGACGCACTGGTCGCCGCCGTTCCCGAACAGGCTGAGCTGGTGCTCGACGTCACACACGGCTTCCGCTCGTTGCCGCTCTTCGCCGCGGTCGCCGCGCTGGTTTTGCGACAGTTGCGTGGGGTGACCATCCAGCGGATCCTCTACGGTGCCTTCGAGGCGCGCGACCGCGAGCGCGACGAGACGCCGGTCTTCGATCTCAGCCCTCTCGTCGATCTGGCCGAGTGGTCGAGTGGCATCGAGGCTCTCGAACGGAGCGGAGACGGGCGCCTGCTCGCCGCGCGGATCCAGGCGACCCACAGCGATCTGTACCGTAAACAGGCCCCCGAACTGCCTCGCCAGCTCGCCGGGGTCGGCAACAAGCTCGGGGCGCTGAGCCAGGCCGTCTGGCTCAATCGTCCGCTCGAGGCACTGGCAGCTGCCCATCAACTCGACCAGCAACTCGCGACCGCACAGGAGGAGCTGGCTCGCTGGACGCCGCCCTTCGCCGTGCTCGCTGAGCGGGTGCGCGCGGAGATCGCGCCGCTCGCTCATCCAAACCCGGAGCAGCTCGACGAGGGCAACCTCCGGGCCCAGCTCGAGCTGATCCGCTACGCGCTCGGCAAGGGCCTCGTCCTCCAGGCGGTCACGCTGGCCCGCGAGTGGCTGGTGAGCTGGTACCTCTGGCGGACGTTTCCGGAACTGCGGCCGAGTTGGCTGCAGCGGGAGAGTCGTCAGCGGGCCGAAAACGAGCTCAATGCGCTCCAGCAGCAGCTGCGGGACGGCTCACCGCTGCTGCACGCGTTGCCCGAGCGGCGGATCGCCGAGGTATGGGACCAGGTCACCCAACTCCGCAACGATCTCGCCCACTGCGGCATGCGGACCGACCGGAGCACACCCGATCGGGTCACCCGCCGCGCTCGAGAACTCGTGACCGAACTCGCCACACTTCTCCAGTAA
- a CDS encoding Uma2 family endonuclease yields MRAWGGWVRPAPLQDDPSWYETGLSEDELIGILPARSIGEESGEDLPPDVIEFLTADEDDADRPEPEEPEDPEAALSPAGVVLLPEPGVCSTRPASIPQWAVDEKAADRLRDRRTVSSAVGRSSAAQPRSTSMTRSSGRSAEGEAAATGSTTPAEDERALAAQAHEPPGRWDDLAWPLAWLAEQLAAILEPRWVVLAHLPCRLGPYCAVQLSAPLAVVEPTHWATARTGVLTGAPRLVIEVAEAENRGVVLRRRVDQWLGHGAGEVWVVDPARGWLTSERPGREPSWYAPPAPLPLGALAPGRSVDLAPLVRPAGAGPEGGDPGARPDATRSRR; encoded by the coding sequence GTGCGCGCCTGGGGTGGGTGGGTACGACCGGCTCCACTCCAGGACGATCCGTCCTGGTACGAGACGGGCCTCTCCGAGGACGAACTGATCGGCATCCTGCCAGCACGCTCGATCGGTGAGGAGAGCGGGGAGGACTTGCCTCCGGACGTGATCGAGTTCCTCACCGCGGACGAAGACGATGCGGACCGACCGGAGCCCGAGGAGCCGGAAGACCCAGAGGCAGCGCTGTCCCCAGCGGGGGTGGTGCTCTTGCCGGAGCCGGGCGTCTGTTCGACGCGGCCCGCCAGCATCCCCCAATGGGCGGTGGACGAGAAGGCGGCCGACCGGCTGCGCGACCGACGGACGGTGTCCAGTGCGGTGGGTCGTTCGTCCGCCGCGCAACCGCGGTCGACGAGCATGACGCGGTCCTCTGGCCGATCGGCAGAGGGTGAGGCGGCTGCGACGGGATCGACCACGCCCGCCGAGGACGAGCGTGCTCTTGCGGCCCAGGCCCACGAGCCGCCCGGGCGCTGGGATGATCTGGCGTGGCCGCTCGCATGGCTGGCTGAGCAGCTGGCCGCGATCCTCGAGCCGCGCTGGGTGGTTCTGGCACACCTGCCGTGCCGACTCGGTCCCTACTGCGCTGTCCAGCTCAGCGCGCCGCTCGCGGTGGTCGAGCCGACGCACTGGGCGACCGCGCGCACTGGGGTGCTCACCGGCGCGCCCCGGCTCGTCATCGAGGTCGCGGAGGCGGAGAACAGAGGAGTCGTTCTCCGCCGGCGGGTCGACCAGTGGCTCGGCCATGGCGCCGGCGAAGTGTGGGTGGTCGATCCAGCGCGTGGCTGGCTCACGTCGGAGCGGCCAGGTCGCGAGCCGAGCTGGTACGCGCCACCGGCGCCTCTCCCGCTGGGCGCGCTGGCTCCGGGGCGCTCTGTGGACCTCGCACCGCTCGTCCGCCCGGCAGGCGCCGGGCCGGAAGGCGGTGACCCGGGAGCTCGTCCTGACGCGACTAGATCGCGTCGGTGA
- a CDS encoding ABC transporter permease, with protein sequence MADSASTLRALSRRTAALTLTEFRLYAREPYTLFFALILPTVLILIFGTIYGNEPKARYGGLGTVDVSVPAYTAMILATVGLVSVPVHIASLRERGILRRLAVTPVSSLELLVAEVVTAFVLTTLGMALLVLVARLVYDLRWPDRIWPAVLVYMVSALAFFALGFGLGFWLPSATAAQVVGMVLLYPMIFLTGAAMPRELLPERVHQIARFLPLDPVVTLLRSAWAGHALAENGRAFLGVTAVLVAGIALSAARSILPAQE encoded by the coding sequence ATGGCCGACTCGGCAAGTACGCTCCGCGCGCTCAGCCGGCGGACCGCGGCCCTCACGCTGACCGAGTTCCGCTTGTATGCCCGCGAGCCGTACACGCTCTTCTTCGCGCTCATCCTCCCGACCGTCCTCATCCTGATCTTCGGCACGATCTACGGGAACGAGCCGAAGGCGCGCTACGGTGGACTGGGAACGGTCGACGTATCGGTGCCCGCCTACACCGCAATGATCCTGGCCACGGTCGGGCTGGTCAGTGTTCCAGTCCATATCGCCAGCCTGCGCGAGCGCGGCATCCTGCGGCGACTCGCCGTGACACCGGTCAGCTCACTCGAGCTGCTCGTTGCGGAGGTGGTGACTGCCTTCGTCCTGACGACCCTCGGCATGGCGCTCCTCGTGCTCGTCGCCCGCCTGGTGTACGACTTGCGCTGGCCCGACCGCATCTGGCCAGCCGTCCTGGTCTACATGGTGAGCGCGCTCGCGTTCTTCGCGCTCGGGTTCGGACTCGGCTTCTGGCTGCCCAGCGCGACGGCCGCCCAGGTCGTGGGGATGGTGCTCCTCTATCCGATGATCTTCCTGACCGGCGCGGCGATGCCCCGCGAACTCCTGCCGGAGCGTGTCCACCAGATCGCACGTTTTCTCCCGCTCGACCCGGTGGTCACGCTGCTGCGCTCCGCCTGGGCTGGCCATGCGCTCGCTGAGAACGGGCGAGCCTTCCTCGGGGTCACAGCAGTGCTGGTCGCCGGTATCGCGTTGAGCGCAGCGCGGAGTATCCTTCCCGCACAGGAATGA
- a CDS encoding carbohydrate ABC transporter permease — translation MSAREFPVRRLRPARLAMYAIMVGFALFYLLPVYLMFITGMKSFEEVNISRMWDLPSGLRFDSFMAAWKTLERSFLNSFQMVIPATIVSSLLGSLNGYVLSKWRFRGSDALFTAILFGMFIPYQSILIPLVLTLQRLGLYGSIPGLILTHVVYGIPITTLIFRNYYASIPTELLEAAKVDGAGFFTIYRRVILPLSATGFVVVAIWQFTSIWNEFLFGLVITNSPQERPVTVALQNIAGSQYTMWNVQMAGALLVALPTLLVYILLGRYFLRGLLAGSLKG, via the coding sequence ATGAGCGCTCGCGAGTTCCCCGTTCGCCGCCTTCGCCCCGCTCGCCTGGCCATGTACGCCATCATGGTCGGGTTCGCGCTCTTCTACCTCTTGCCCGTCTATCTCATGTTCATCACCGGGATGAAGAGCTTCGAAGAGGTGAACATCAGCCGGATGTGGGACCTCCCCTCCGGCCTGCGGTTCGATAGCTTCATGGCGGCGTGGAAGACACTGGAACGGAGCTTCCTGAACAGCTTCCAGATGGTCATCCCCGCGACGATCGTCTCCAGCCTGCTCGGCTCGCTCAACGGCTACGTCCTGTCCAAATGGCGCTTCCGCGGGTCCGATGCCCTGTTCACGGCTATCCTGTTCGGGATGTTCATCCCCTATCAGAGCATCTTGATCCCGCTCGTCTTGACGCTGCAGCGCTTGGGGCTCTACGGGTCGATCCCCGGCCTCATCCTCACCCACGTCGTCTACGGCATCCCGATCACGACGCTCATCTTCCGCAACTACTACGCCTCCATCCCGACGGAACTGCTCGAGGCAGCCAAGGTCGATGGCGCCGGGTTCTTCACCATCTACCGGCGCGTCATCTTGCCGCTCTCGGCGACCGGTTTCGTGGTGGTCGCCATCTGGCAGTTCACCTCGATCTGGAACGAGTTCCTCTTCGGACTCGTCATCACCAACTCGCCGCAGGAGCGGCCGGTGACGGTCGCGCTCCAGAACATCGCCGGGAGCCAGTACACGATGTGGAACGTCCAGATGGCCGGCGCGCTTTTGGTCGCGCTGCCGACGCTGCTGGTCTACATTCTCCTAGGACGCTACTTCCTGCGCGGCCTGCTCGCCGGCTCCCTCAAGGGTTGA
- a CDS encoding carbohydrate ABC transporter permease — protein sequence MAGKVAEQVRPRVARREAEARVRFPRVDRFIPFVVLAPSVAAILVFVYGFILWSTVVSLSRWQGIVPDLTFVGFRNYATIFTSYRFQSDLRNTIVFTIFFLIGSLVIGLLLAVLLDSRVRGESFFRTVYLFPMAISFVVTGTAWQWLFVPGTPQEPTGLNLLFRKLGLPVFIAWSTTSEVWPGGGWQPDWLRVPLGIPLAMLPVIIAAIWQMSGFTMAMYLAALRGIPDELREAARVDGASEWQVFRYITFPLLQPVTLAAVIVLGHISLKIFDLIMTQTGGGPGFATDVPGIFMYETTFKSNKYAEGAAIAIVMLVMVSVLIVPYLIWRLRTETER from the coding sequence ATGGCTGGGAAGGTAGCCGAACAGGTCCGACCACGAGTGGCGCGGCGGGAAGCGGAAGCGCGCGTCCGCTTCCCCCGCGTCGATCGCTTCATCCCGTTCGTCGTGCTCGCTCCCTCGGTCGCGGCCATCCTGGTCTTCGTCTATGGCTTCATTCTCTGGAGCACCGTCGTCTCGCTCAGCCGCTGGCAGGGGATCGTGCCCGATCTCACCTTCGTCGGGTTCCGCAACTATGCGACGATCTTCACCTCCTACCGCTTCCAGAGCGATCTCCGCAACACGATCGTCTTCACGATCTTTTTTCTGATCGGCTCGCTGGTGATCGGGCTCCTGCTGGCAGTGCTGCTCGACTCGCGGGTGCGCGGTGAGTCGTTCTTCCGCACGGTCTACCTGTTCCCGATGGCCATCTCCTTCGTCGTGACCGGAACGGCCTGGCAGTGGCTTTTCGTCCCGGGGACACCGCAGGAGCCGACTGGACTCAACCTCCTCTTCCGAAAGCTCGGCCTGCCCGTCTTCATCGCCTGGAGCACGACGTCCGAGGTCTGGCCAGGCGGTGGTTGGCAGCCCGACTGGCTGCGCGTACCGCTCGGCATCCCGCTCGCCATGCTGCCGGTCATCATCGCAGCCATCTGGCAGATGTCCGGCTTCACCATGGCCATGTATCTGGCCGCACTACGCGGCATCCCCGACGAACTGCGCGAGGCCGCTCGCGTCGACGGCGCGAGCGAGTGGCAGGTGTTCCGTTACATCACCTTCCCCCTTCTGCAGCCCGTCACGCTCGCCGCGGTCATCGTGTTGGGCCACATCTCGCTCAAGATCTTCGACCTCATCATGACGCAGACCGGCGGTGGACCGGGCTTCGCCACCGACGTGCCGGGGATCTTCATGTACGAGACGACCTTCAAGAGCAACAAGTACGCGGAGGGAGCTGCGATCGCCATCGTCATGCTGGTCATGGTCTCGGTCCTGATCGTCCCCTACTTGATCTGGCGGCTGCGCACGGAGACCGAACGATGA
- a CDS encoding ABC transporter substrate-binding protein has protein sequence MERSTQFGSSQQLTRRQLIRRTLAIGVALSSSASLLAACGGGAQPTPTPAPQAAQTPAAAAEDKLEIFSWWTNPGEADGLAALFEIFKQRRPGVEIINATVAGGAGTNAKAVLVTRMQGGNPPDSFQVHAGQELIGTWVVAGKMEPINDLFEQEGWSKVMPKTLLDQISYKGEFFSVPVNIHRSNMLWYNKKVFADNGLEPPKTLDDFFAVAEKLKAAGVTPLSVGGKDKFEVPHLFEDLLLAVFGPADYTKLFSEPSLWESDPRVDEAIEVLDRFLSFANEDRSALSWADAAQRVIDGTAAMTIMGDWAYGYFINKGAKAGEVFGWAPSPGTDGMFMWLSDSFGLPKGAPHRNNAIEWLKVCGSREGQDAFNPKKGSIPARTDPDRSVYDEYLLYSIDRFAQDALAPSVVHGAAANEAYMTEYGNALNVFSASRDKKQVKSMLIEAARELKT, from the coding sequence ATGGAACGGAGCACACAGTTCGGTAGCAGCCAGCAGCTCACGCGGCGCCAGTTGATCCGCCGCACCCTCGCGATCGGTGTCGCGCTCTCCAGCAGCGCGAGCCTGCTCGCGGCCTGCGGTGGCGGCGCGCAGCCGACACCCACTCCAGCCCCCCAGGCAGCGCAGACGCCCGCAGCTGCGGCTGAAGACAAGCTGGAGATTTTCAGCTGGTGGACGAACCCGGGCGAGGCCGACGGGCTGGCCGCACTCTTCGAGATTTTCAAGCAGCGCAGGCCGGGCGTGGAGATCATCAACGCCACGGTCGCTGGCGGCGCAGGTACCAACGCGAAAGCGGTCCTGGTTACCCGCATGCAGGGTGGCAATCCGCCGGATAGCTTCCAGGTCCATGCTGGCCAGGAGCTGATCGGCACCTGGGTGGTCGCTGGCAAGATGGAGCCGATCAATGATCTCTTCGAGCAGGAGGGCTGGAGCAAGGTCATGCCCAAGACCCTGCTCGACCAGATCTCGTACAAGGGCGAGTTCTTCTCGGTGCCCGTCAACATCCACCGCTCAAACATGCTCTGGTACAACAAGAAAGTGTTCGCCGACAATGGCCTCGAGCCGCCCAAGACGCTCGACGACTTCTTCGCAGTCGCCGAGAAGCTGAAGGCGGCTGGTGTCACCCCGCTCTCGGTCGGTGGCAAGGACAAGTTCGAGGTGCCGCACCTGTTCGAGGACCTGCTCCTGGCTGTCTTCGGTCCCGCCGACTACACCAAGCTCTTCAGCGAGCCCAGCCTGTGGGAGTCGGACCCGCGGGTGGATGAGGCAATCGAGGTGCTCGACCGCTTCCTCAGCTTCGCCAACGAAGACCGCTCGGCGCTCAGCTGGGCTGATGCCGCCCAGCGGGTCATCGATGGGACCGCCGCGATGACCATCATGGGAGACTGGGCATACGGCTACTTCATCAACAAGGGGGCCAAGGCAGGCGAGGTGTTCGGTTGGGCGCCTTCGCCCGGCACCGACGGCATGTTCATGTGGTTGAGCGACAGCTTCGGCTTGCCCAAGGGTGCCCCGCACCGCAACAACGCCATCGAGTGGCTGAAGGTCTGCGGCTCGCGCGAGGGTCAGGACGCCTTCAATCCCAAGAAAGGCTCCATCCCGGCGCGGACCGATCCCGACCGGAGCGTCTACGACGAGTACCTGCTCTACTCGATCGACCGGTTCGCCCAGGACGCGCTGGCCCCGAGTGTCGTCCACGGTGCCGCCGCCAACGAGGCCTACATGACCGAGTACGGGAACGCGCTCAACGTCTTCTCAGCGAGCCGCGACAAGAAGCAGGTCAAGTCGATGCTTATCGAAGCAGCCCGCGAGCTCAAGACCTGA
- a CDS encoding FadR/GntR family transcriptional regulator — MTTVEVRKLPTQVAVHLGRELIALAGEPGAVLPSEQEICTRYGVSRTVAREAMQLLAGLDLVRISSGRRMELRPPQEWNYLHPLLLDMLDPVEVRHLLVELHDVRLMIEPVVAARAACVIGPDQLHRLEATLEAMRALESEPDRYLERDLEFHAQICAVIGNRVLDRILHACRWLLMASRRVTNRLWDSLASVTDEHRAIYRALAVHDPQAAEAAMRAHLAGNARAWSLPPELIAAVLEPAAQSVRERVASGVNTPMRKGGSDEVIEVDR; from the coding sequence GTGACGACGGTCGAAGTCCGCAAACTCCCAACTCAGGTCGCGGTCCATCTGGGTCGCGAGCTGATCGCGCTCGCCGGCGAACCAGGCGCCGTCTTGCCCTCCGAACAGGAGATTTGCACGCGCTACGGCGTCTCCCGAACGGTCGCCCGCGAGGCGATGCAACTGCTAGCCGGGCTGGACCTGGTCCGCATCTCCTCGGGTCGCCGCATGGAGTTGCGCCCGCCGCAGGAATGGAACTACCTGCACCCGCTCTTGCTCGACATGCTCGACCCCGTCGAAGTCCGGCACCTCCTGGTCGAGCTGCACGACGTCCGGCTCATGATCGAGCCAGTGGTCGCAGCGCGAGCCGCCTGCGTCATCGGTCCCGACCAGCTGCACCGCCTGGAGGCGACGCTCGAGGCGATGCGAGCGCTGGAGAGCGAGCCGGACCGCTACCTCGAGCGCGACCTCGAGTTCCACGCCCAGATCTGCGCGGTCATCGGCAACCGCGTGCTCGACCGGATCCTGCACGCCTGCCGCTGGCTCCTCATGGCCAGCCGGCGCGTGACCAACCGGCTGTGGGACTCGCTGGCCAGCGTGACCGACGAGCATCGGGCGATCTATCGCGCCCTAGCCGTGCACGACCCCCAGGCGGCCGAAGCAGCGATGCGGGCTCATTTGGCCGGCAATGCCCGGGCCTGGTCCCTACCACCCGAGTTGATCGCCGCAGTCCTCGAGCCCGCTGCTCAATCGGTCCGCGAACGAGTCGCCTCGGGCGTCAACACGCCGATGAGAAAGGGGGGAAGCGACGAGGTGATCGAAGTCGATCGCTGA
- the cas10 gene encoding type III-A CRISPR-associated protein Cas10/Csm1: MDSFETLLVASLLHDLGKLWQRTGQRHSDRYAAYGPSDYGPNGAHAKWSADAIERWLPQWRAAADAILRHHQPADRFARLVALADRLSAAERDDAETDQPPAPPGGGALWAATRLGQRQLRSIFTRLQLAGAPAPAPAYWPLAPLALAPEGLFPNASPVEEVSERQGYEALWQRLVEDLEAIPPTLDFDARLTTVLHLLQRYTWCVPSAYYRQNVADISLHDHLRTTAAIAAALDRSGLDDEALAALLAHRSPDWDTPRLALLAADVTGIQRFLYTLTAARAARSLRGRSFFLQLVTEAVGRWLLRRLNLPLANLLYAGGGRCYLLTQLPSDDQLAALRRDLDRILLATTDGELYLALACRPLACADLAEPERFRAAWEARKGRPLPLVGTTRLARHALFDQTRRLAHLLRAPAEPCLTVPLEIWWADQLSSTSDLR; encoded by the coding sequence ATGGACTCGTTCGAGACGCTGCTCGTCGCCAGTCTCCTTCACGACCTCGGCAAGCTGTGGCAGCGAACCGGTCAGCGCCACAGCGACCGCTACGCCGCGTACGGCCCGAGCGACTACGGGCCAAACGGTGCCCACGCCAAGTGGAGCGCCGACGCCATCGAAAGGTGGCTCCCGCAGTGGCGCGCTGCAGCGGACGCCATCCTCCGCCACCACCAGCCGGCCGACCGGTTCGCTCGCCTCGTCGCCCTGGCCGACCGGCTCTCGGCTGCCGAGCGCGACGATGCCGAGACTGACCAGCCTCCGGCACCGCCCGGCGGAGGGGCGCTCTGGGCTGCCACGCGCCTCGGGCAACGCCAGTTGCGCAGTATCTTCACCCGCCTGCAGCTCGCCGGTGCCCCCGCCCCCGCACCGGCCTACTGGCCGCTCGCGCCGCTCGCGCTCGCGCCGGAAGGACTCTTCCCCAATGCGTCACCAGTCGAAGAGGTCAGCGAGCGGCAGGGCTACGAAGCACTCTGGCAGCGTCTCGTCGAAGATCTCGAGGCCATCCCACCGACGCTCGACTTCGACGCGCGCCTCACCACCGTGCTCCATCTCCTCCAGCGCTACACCTGGTGCGTCCCCTCGGCGTACTACCGGCAGAACGTCGCTGATATCTCGCTCCACGACCATCTCCGCACCACCGCAGCGATCGCCGCTGCGCTCGACCGCTCCGGTCTCGACGACGAAGCGCTCGCGGCACTGCTCGCGCACCGATCGCCGGACTGGGACACCCCGCGGCTGGCGCTGCTCGCAGCCGACGTCACCGGTATCCAGCGCTTCCTCTACACGCTCACCGCTGCACGGGCCGCCCGCAGCCTGCGCGGGCGCTCCTTCTTCCTCCAGCTCGTCACCGAGGCGGTCGGTCGCTGGCTCCTGCGCCGCCTCAACCTCCCCCTCGCCAACCTGCTCTACGCTGGCGGCGGCCGCTGCTACCTGCTCACCCAGCTGCCGAGCGACGACCAGCTCGCCGCGCTCCGCCGCGACCTCGACCGGATCCTCCTCGCCACGACCGACGGCGAACTGTACCTCGCGCTCGCCTGCCGCCCGCTCGCCTGTGCCGATCTCGCTGAACCGGAGCGCTTCCGCGCCGCCTGGGAAGCCCGGAAGGGACGACCGCTCCCGCTCGTTGGGACAACCCGCCTGGCCCGCCACGCCCTCTTCGACCAGACACGCCGTCTCGCGCACCTCCTGCGGGCACCAGCCGAGCCGTGCCTCACTGTCCCGCTCGAGATCTGGTGGGCCGACCAGCTGTCCAGCACGAGCGACCTCCGCTGA
- a CDS encoding fumarylacetoacetate hydrolase family protein translates to MRLVTYSERGRTSVGVLEAGWILDIPQAYTELLRQQGVADAAGRALAECPPDVVLLLARDGLGRAREAVAFAREALARDREGALQRGLAVAADAPGVRLRAPLQRPGKIICLGLNYADHARETNSPIPQYPELFNKFANALIGPGEPIVLPRVSQQVDYEAELAVVIGKPGRYIDEQRALEHVAGYTVLNDVSMRDFQFRGRQWMQGKTFDRSTPLGPWIVTAEEIPDPQALDISCEVSGEVLQRSNTREMIFSVAAVVAYISQIMTLEPGDLIATGTPAGVGFAREPKRLLQPGDVVRVTIERIGTLENPVIAEE, encoded by the coding sequence ATGCGGCTGGTCACCTACAGCGAGCGGGGCCGAACGAGCGTCGGGGTTCTGGAGGCTGGCTGGATTCTCGATATCCCACAGGCCTACACGGAGCTCTTGCGCCAGCAGGGCGTGGCGGATGCGGCCGGGCGGGCACTGGCGGAGTGCCCACCGGACGTGGTGCTCCTGCTCGCTCGTGATGGGCTCGGTCGCGCGCGGGAAGCGGTCGCCTTCGCGAGGGAAGCGCTCGCGCGCGATCGGGAAGGCGCACTGCAGCGCGGGCTCGCAGTCGCAGCCGATGCACCCGGGGTGCGCCTGCGGGCACCGCTCCAGCGTCCGGGGAAGATCATCTGCCTGGGGCTGAACTATGCCGATCATGCCCGGGAGACCAACTCGCCGATCCCGCAGTACCCGGAGCTCTTCAACAAGTTCGCCAACGCGCTCATCGGGCCGGGCGAGCCGATCGTACTGCCGCGGGTCAGCCAGCAAGTCGACTACGAGGCGGAGCTAGCGGTCGTCATCGGCAAGCCGGGGCGGTACATCGACGAGCAGCGCGCGCTCGAGCACGTGGCCGGGTACACGGTCCTGAACGACGTCTCGATGCGCGATTTCCAGTTCCGCGGTCGGCAGTGGATGCAGGGGAAGACGTTCGATCGCTCGACGCCGCTCGGCCCCTGGATCGTGACGGCTGAGGAGATTCCCGACCCGCAGGCGCTGGACATCAGCTGCGAGGTGTCCGGCGAGGTGCTGCAGCGCTCGAATACCCGCGAGATGATCTTCAGTGTCGCCGCGGTCGTCGCCTACATCTCGCAGATCATGACGCTGGAACCGGGAGACCTCATCGCGACTGGAACACCGGCTGGGGTGGGGTTCGCTCGTGAGCCGAAGCGGTTGCTGCAGCCGGGCGATGTGGTCCGGGTGACGATCGAGCGGATCGGCACGCTGGAGAACCCGGTGATCGCCGAGGAGTGA